GCAGGAGAGGCCTCAGGGAGTGGGTCTCCTGCAGCAGACAGCTGTGTCTCAGATCCTGCCTCCTGTGCGGTGCTGTGcttcgtcgtgtctgactctttgtgatcccacggactgtagcccgccaggttcctctgttaatggaattctccaggcaagaagactggagtgagttgcagtgccctcctccaggggatcaacccccctccaggggttgaacccaggtctcccacattgcaggcagattctttaccatctgagctaccagggaagcccaagttcctACCAAAGGTCCTACCTCCGGTTTTCTCAAACAACCATGCGCcatgtgttttgtttatttatttacaatttgTTTCATTGCATGCTCTTTACAGCAGATTCACATCAGAAAATCAGGCAGGGGTTCCTACAGGGGCCATGGGATATGGGACAGTTAAGAGCGTGGTTGTGTCTCGGTTCAGCTGAGCCGCCGCATTGCTGGTTGGCCATTCTTGGGTCCCTGTTACCCTTCACTCTAGCAGGCTCGGAAGTCTGGATTTGTAGCTCTTCAGGTCACGATGGAGTCTTGACTCTCTGTGCACAAGGGGCTAGATGGAGACTGAGGCTGGGTCAGCTGGACCTGGCTCACAATGACTCTGAAGGTTGGCGGATGATTGATACCAGGATCTGGAGTTCTGGAACTATGCCAAGGATGCCTGAGATGAAGCCCTCCAACACCCTAGCTCACCACCATGAGGCTTGAAAGGGGTAAGAGAAGCTCGCTGGTGCCTTCCTTGGATGTCTTCTCTCACTGGAGTTTGTGTCTCTGAAGCCAGCCTGAGCCCAGAGGGACTAAGTTACTTGCCCAAGAGCATACAGCAAGAAACAGGCATTCCAGAGCTTGGACTTTCAAATCCATGTTGTGGTTTTCAGAAGATTCTGGTTCAGGCTTTTCTAAAAAAATCATGAGCACAGTCCAACACGGTAGGCAAGAGATGCTGTGTCTTTAAGAAAGGAAGCTCAGGTTCATGGGCAGAGGCTTTGTCATCAGTCCCAACTTTGAGGGGAGCAACCTGGGGGAACCTAAAGGCTTCTGGGTGCCTCAAGAATTAAGCGTGCGGGCCTCAGATGTGTGGTGCCTGCTTGCGGCAGCCCTACACCTGCGGGAGGGCCCCAGGAACCACCCAAAAGCGGGGCCTTGGCTTGAGCTTGCATGGTCTGCAGTTTCTCGTGTGGTGTCCTAGGAAGGAGCAGCGGGCAGGCAAGAACAGGCACGATCAGACAAGAGGCAGAGACGCAAGCAGAGTCAAGGTGGGGGAAAGGGAGAAACACAATTAAGATTAACTTTTAGATAGGaagatctgtttttaaaaaaccaaagcaAGTGTCAGATCTTACCCTCTTCCTGGGATGCCCAGAGGGGGTCTTTCATTGCAAACATGACCAGCCCAGGCTATTTCCATCCCATTGGGGAGAAATCTGATTTATTAGCAGAAGATGGAGGGAAGGTAGTTTATCTGTTCAACCGTCTCTGTCAAGAGCAGAGCCCACTAAAATTGAGGGGTTTGGAAGGTCTGTTTCTGATGGTAGTGGTAAGAGGGTTCACCCTTGAACTCTCAGCCATCTCCTCTCTCTCAGGTAATGTGTGTCTCAAAGCTTGGTTTGCATCTTCTGATGAACCAGTCCCATTTGTGGGAGGCataatccataaagaaagaaaaacctgcaTGTATTAAGCTAGTgttcatagttttgtttttagcagcagaaaaaaattctggaaatagTCTGAATATCCTGTGGTAGAGAAATGGTTAATTACTAAATAGTATATcatgatgaaaaaaatatttaacagtgCTAAAGCCCTGTGACTATGCAGACGACACAGCACCTTGAAGAAAAATGCATATAATgcaatgttaattttaaaaattaaaaaaaaaaggtataataaaaataaagctagGTAAACATGTTTgcatgagaaaaggaaatatgaatGAGGATGGTTATTAAATTATGgtaatattattttttctgttttagtttctGGATTATTACTATATGCAAGGTGGTATGCTAGTTAAGAGCATAGACTCTGGAGCCAGGTTACTTGGATTCAAAGCCCAGCTCTACCCCTTACttactagctgggtgaccttCAACAGCTGACTAAAATTCTCCGTGCTTTGGTGCCTTGTCTAATAATAAGAGTAGCaatagtgtctaactctttgcactATTGTGAGGGTTGAATGAGTTAGCAGATGTAAGTGCTGTGCAGTAGTTGCTATATAATTACTCgctatacaaaaaataaatttaattatcatAATTATTCCCATGTCTTAATCATAAATAAGTGCTAATATtggtgtaattttctttttcttcctatttgAAAGTGCTTTTGCCTTCCCAAAGTGATAATCATAGTAATATACAGTGTTAACTACTCCTTTCTATTAATATCATATTGTGAGAGTTTTCTCCTAGCATTTCTGACAGAGAACCATGATTTCTTGACCACTGCTTCCCCTCTACCCTCTGTCTCCACCCTCAAGCCCCAAAACTCTCTTCTCTGGTTCCTACAATAAAtaaagtggttcagttcagttcagtcactcagttgtgtccgactctttgtgaccccatgaattgcagcacgccaggcctccctgtccatcaccaactcccggagttcactcagacgcacatccatcgagtcagtgatgccatccagccatctcatcctctgtcgttaaCTGAGTGCAAATGAGGATAGAGTTCTCCACCCTTCCTTTGCAACGTGACTTTGCATCTTCTCCCATCATGACAAGGGGTCTATTTCCCTGCTCCTTGAATCTGGTCTGTTGACTTGCTTTGGCCCAGAGAATGAAGTGGAAATGAAAGCGGACCAGTTCTGAGGCCTAAAGAGGCCTGAGGTATTTCCCCTCTGTAGGTGGAGCCCTGCAGTCCCCAGGTGAACAAGCCTGAGTTAGCCTGTCAGAGGGTGATTCTTCCACACCTTGTAGAAGagagtttagtcactcagctgagATCATCCTAGCTTCATCCCACTGACCCCCCCAGACATGTGAAAGAGCCTGGCTAGGCTCAGCAGAAGTACCTATCCAAACCCTTGGAAAAATGAATGAGCCCGTCAAAGACTGGAAGAACGGTCCAGTTGACCTAAAGACTCATAGCAAATGATAACTATGTATTGTTTTGGGCCACTGAAGCTGGAGGTGTTTTATCATGCAGCTGTGGCTGACAGGTGTAATTACAAGGAACACGACCGCTAATCTGAGCCCCTCTGATGGGTCCACTGGGCAGGACGGGTAGCCTCTCCATCTGCTGCATCTGTTGCACTGAGCCCCGGTGTCCACCTTGCTACCTTCCAAAGTTGCCAAACCCTCACATCATCACACTCAAGTCCTCAGTGGATAACCTTTGTCTCTGTAGGCTAGGCTCCTTTCTGAAGACAGGGGCAACCCCATGGTGGGGAGGAATATCTGTGTCCCTTTCAGCCCCTGTCTCCCACTATGTTCAAGTGTCTCCCAAAATGTTCAAGTCATTTTGTGGGGCTTCAAAGCAGGGAAGGTGGCATGGAGCTCTCAGGCCCTAAGAAGCCTGCAGGATGGACAGGCACCAAGGACCCTCCCACAAGGCCTCTCCAGCCCTCCCCAGGAGTCCCCTCGCTGACAGCCTCAGGACCCGTGGAAGGAGGGCAGCTTGACAGAGGCTCAGTGTCACAGACTTTCCCGGCTGGTGAGGCCTAGACAGCTGTCTGTCTGACCACACCTAAAGCTGAGACCCCTCAAGTCCCAACAGAACCAACAAATTGAACATTCCTTTAAAACAAGGCTGCCTTATAGATGGTTACCAACTTCTCAAATGCTTTAGAGAAAGTCCCCCCCACACTTTTTTCTTAGTAAATTGGTAAACAATTTACCAATTGTGGTAAGTTCAGCAAACTGGCCACTCAACACAttgatttttgatgatggctttgTAGAATTAACCCAGAGTCCCATGCTTGCCACTTCATATCACTGCCATGGGCCTAGCATAGCACTTAGGCAAAGCCATGCTCCGGAAAGACATCTTAGATTGGACAGTGGGCGATACTGGCCTGTGTGTCACAGCTGGTGATGTCAGCTCAGGGACATCCTCCAGGCAGCCTCGGCCACTTTCTCTTTCAGCAGACAGTGCACAGGCTCTCCTATGTCAGTGAACCAGGGTACAGAGGCCAAAttcccagagcctggcacacccGGCGCCCCTGCTGTTTATTCCACAGTGCTGTGTGAGCCGCGGGGTCAGCCCCAGAGGATGGGTGGAACCACTACACCTGGGCATGCTCAAATTTCCTCTGTAGCCAGAGCAGAGCAAGTTTACCAGATAGCCGGCGCCAGACCAATGCCTGGCTTTATAGTCACAACCTCACTGACTAGGGGGTAATAGACTATGATCATAGAGTCTACTGTTATACCCATCCACAGGGGAGAAGACTGAGGCTTAGCAGAGCTGAAGGATCTGCTCAAGGACACATATCTAGCCGGTGCTGGAGCTGAGATTCCAACCCAGACAGAGCTTCCCTTCCAGGAAGTCTGAAGTCTCCCTCAGGCACCTGCGTGTCTTCATAAATATAACAAGGAAACTCCTTTCTCTGCAGGAGGCAGCTGTTGCAATGGAAAGAGATGGACAGAGACAAGTTTCTGGCTCTGCCTcataacctttctgagcctgagTTTCAAATCTTTAAAATGGACCATGCTGCCCTGGGATGGTTCCAAGGATTTAAACGAGACTGCATGATAGGGACCTAGTAAAAATGCTTGCTTTGCCCTTCTTGTTCTAAGTTGCTTGCAGATCCCTGCAATGGAATTTAAAAGCTATGTACACTGATAGAAATCCAGACTCAGCATGGGAGCCGCACACTTAGATTATTCTGAAGTATtgtgtggcttaaaaaaaaaaaaaaaaaagagctgtgcTTGTGCTGTGCACAAGGAGTGAACCCTGCTGTGTTTCCTATGAatcatgtgtgcgtgcatgcacatgCATCTTcaacttctcttttctttattgtaataagaaacattttcacagggaattccctggtggcttagtggttaggattctgggcttacAGTGGTGTGGGAAGTCATTCTGGCTCAAACATGAGCTAACCTGAAttttatgctaaataaaatagCCTTTGGGTGCCTATCAAACATACATTGTATATctgctttgaatattttttaaaaagggcacATTGACTAGAAGTAAAGAATGTCCATGTTTAAAGTGTAGATTAAATGCTCCCCTTCCTAGGACACCAATGTTAATCCTCTGATGATAAAAGTCACTTCGCAGGTACCAAGGCCTGATTTGCTGTGTACAGGTTggtctgtttttttatttttttctaaaaaagaatctTGAAGAAATGTGATACTGACTTGTTTAATTGTCTTATTCTGACAAGATATGAAACTAGTGAAAACTCTGCTTCTCTTGGGCAGTTTCTCAAGAGTCAACTGGGAAGCAGGCTTCTGGCTAGTCTTCAGTTTGGCTCACATAAAACTCTTTTCTATTCTTACTCTTGATTGTTTATTAATTACTTTCATTGACAAGTGCTCCAGAGCAAATGCATCCTGGGGAGGGCGCTGCAGGGTCCGAGCCCGGCCTAGCCTCCCGGTGGGGAGGGACTCAGGGAAACAGCCCTCCTCTGCCAGGCTGGAGCTTCCAGGGAGAGCCAGGCTGCAGTCAGCCAGCCAGCCCGGGTGGGGGCCTTACACTTGGGTTCAGGGTGTGAGAACCGGTTATTTTTACCCAGCCCCAGTGGGATGTGATGCCACTCTGGAAAGGGGGGCTGTCAGCTTCTCCAGAGAAGTGGCCCGAGGCTGAGGCGTGCAGCCTGCCCCCCTCCCTCTGCTTCACACCCAGGCCTCCCCTGGGCACGCAGAACTCTTGAGAACCAGGAGGGGTGTGGAGGCTCCAGTTCTGGCACAGGCTCCCTGAGCCATGGCCCCAGAGGAGTCAGCGTAGCTGGGCCTCCTTAGAGCCCTGAGATGGGGCCTCCCTTAGGCTGCAGAGACTAAGTGCAGGATGGGGGACAGGAACCCTGGGTTTGTGTCAGGCCTGGCTGGCTTTTCCCCCGGGGACTCTGCCTGCCCCAGGCCCAAAGCCCAGCCAAGGTTCAGCCGTCCCAACCTTGCATCCTGGGTTAGGCAACTCCCATGCATCAGCCTGCCCTGGCCTGGTGCCCCAGTACTGGGAGCTGGGTGCCTGTAGCCTTCTGTTGGCCTGTCTCCCTCACCCCTCaatccccctgccccccaggccTTGTGGGAGAGGGCAGCCTTGCTCTTCGAGGCCTCACCCTGGGAGGGAGTCCAGCTCTGCACCCCTAGCCTGCCGCCTGGGATGGGTGCTGCCTGCCTGCCGCTCGGGACGCCTTGGCCCTGTGCGCCCCGTCCCCTCTGGTCACCCAGCTCATGGGCCAGCTCCCTCACCAGGCCAGCCCGGCCTCGGCTCATGGCTTCTCTGCGCACCTCACGACTCCCCACCTGCTCTGTATTCATGCCTCCTGCTTCCCCTCCTGcgccgcccctcccacctcctcctgccAGTTCCTTGGTCTTCTTTTGGGTCTTGCAAAGGTTGGCCCCTCTGAGGCCTCCCACCCAGGATGAGGACCTTCTCCATCCCATTTTCTAATTGCATCCTGTTCTTTCTCTTGAGGGAATGTATTCAGTTCAAGGTGATTAATctgttgacatttttttttttggtgggggcggTGCAGGTCAGGTTCCCCCACTAGATTAGAAAGATCCATGAGGCCAAGCTCACGTCTGCTCACGGCTTCTCCACAAAAGGGCCTGATGCCAGGAATGGAGGGCGGGTGGGCAGGGGACACGTACACAGCCTGTCCCATGGCCTCAAAGCCTTTCCTCACACCTGGGCAGTTGTGCGGTGCTTACCTTTCTGGGTCATCAGTTCAGGGCCAGGAATTCGGGGACAGCAGGGCTTGCCTTTTCTGGGCTTGGCATGATGCCTCGGGTATCTTCTCCCTGAGAGGGGACACAGGAACAGAGTCCCTCCCTTAGCACACTTGGGGACACTGGGGACAGGGTCTATGCAGGAGTGACAGGAGAGAACTTCAGCCCCCAAGGCCAAGGGTTTGGGAATATTTATTCAGGAAAACTCAGGATGGGTCAGGCTATAGGAGGATCCAGGGAGAGTGGGCCTTGAGGCTATCTCTTTTCCATAAATAACAGAGTCAATGTGGGGAGATCCGCTGCCCTCAGAATATGTCTTCCTCATCTTCCTGCCCAAGAAACAGTTCAGCACCATCACTCAGAAGTATCTATGCCCTTGGGACtgcgctggtggtccagtgactaagattctgtgctcccaggtGCTAATGtcgggggcccaggttccatccctgatcaaaCAGTGAGATCCCTCATGttgcagctaagagtttgcaggtggcaactaagacctggggcagccaaactaaaaaagtaaatgtttttttaagaatTGTCTACGCCCTTTGACATAGTAGTTCTCTCCCCTCGGCAATCTAGGAAAATTAGCCGAAATACAGGAAATGTTTTACGTAGAACCATGCTTTTTACTGTATACttaaaatagctcaaagatatCTAAGCATGTAAATTCATCACAGTACATTCATGTAGTGGCAAGTTATACCTAAAATTATTAGTTAAATAACCCCATTTTGGGGAATCTGGTAGAGACACTCTTAGGATAGGAAGCTTAATGAGGAAAGATATTCATCTTTGCTGAATTGTCATTAAGGTAGCATTGCCAATCTCTAACATGTCCGACAGAAGAGGTCTGATAAATCATGTTGCTATCGGCTGTGTTTTTGAGGAACTCTAATTACTGTTTTCCATGTTGTATATGTggcaatgttcattgcagaaaCTTTAGAAAGTGAATACTTTTGATAATCCTACTGCTCAGGCAGAGATGGCTGCTGTTGACATTCTGGTGTAAATGCTTCCAGATTTCAACTGTAAATATTTTTGGTGACTATAATAATGCAATGATCAATAAAACAGATATAAGATCGAACATACAGAGAGATATCCATTACAAAGATGCTTGTAAGCGtactgaaaagaaataaacaaaatgttgaaCATGGCCATTCTTGAGTAATGAAATTATGGGTGTTTTTCACCCTGGTATTTATTTCTATATCCCCAAATTcagataaatgttaaaataaccataactgtttaaaaaaaaaaccacagtaaGCAGTTTTTAGAGGGTTAGGCAAGAGAAAAAGTTCAAAATATTCAGCAATCTGAATTGAGAAAGACAGAAGAGCTAAATACTCATATCTGTAAAGGT
This portion of the Capra hircus breed San Clemente chromosome 28, ASM170441v1, whole genome shotgun sequence genome encodes:
- the C28H10orf99 gene encoding secreted protein C10orf99 homolog, which encodes MRLLVLTSLLCTLLLCLSLFSAEGRRYPRHHAKPRKGKPCCPRIPGPELMTQKGHHTRNCRPCKLKPRPRFWVVPGALPQV